TCTTGAAAATGAGGATGTTTGTAGAGCTTTTGCATCAATTCCTGATGTGGACGAAATCGCCAAACGACATTCGGTTGTATCAAGAAAAATAGCCAGAATGCTCCAGCCTATTTTGCGAAGAACTATGCATCAGTTGAGTGCCGGCTTACTATTGAATGAAGTAACAAAAGAATGGAATCAAGAACTTACCCAAGAACGCCTCGCGGCGCTTCGCCCCTTGTCCAGTGATGATGTATGGCGTGCTGTTATCAACGATACCGGACAGATCAATTGGGCCGCTCAACTCCGCGCGCGTTCGGCAGACGGTGAATGGTGCGTTCTCCGGCGGTTGCTTCTGCCCCAAAATTTGGATGAAGGGTGGGTTCCACAGGAGTTTAGAGACGAACCGAGACGATCATCGTTTGCACCCAAAAAGGTTAGGCTGGAAGATGGTTATCTGAAGACGCGGGAGGATCTATTGTTGTTTCTGCGCCTCCGAACCCGTCATGAAGTTGATGTTCCGCAAATCGCTTCGTGGTATGTGGCTATTCCCGAGAATAAGCGTTTAAACGCGCTTCGATACCTTGTGGAAGGCGAACTTGCCCGAGACGTTCTTAAACGGTTGCGGCCTGATGATCAACGCCCAGATTGGTTGAAGGACTTCGATAAAGTACGGGACATGCTTGATAGCGCTCAACTCGAAGACTGGCAATCTCAATCTTTATTGGCAGCACTGTTCCCTGACAGTTTTGAGCAAGTTTCAGTTACTGGAGATGATAGTAGGAAAATCGAGTATGAAGAAGATACCATAACGCCTTTGCAGCCGGAAAGTGCAAAAAAACTCCTCCTAAGACTTTATCAAAAATGGTCAGTCCTTGAGTACCGTACTGAAAAGATTAGGGAATGGAGAGACCAGTGGTACCCGGCAGGATGGCCCGACAAGCGTTTTGCAGAGGGACTTCGTAACAAAAAGCATGATGAGGACGAACTTCAAGACGCTTGGATGATACTTTTTGTTCTTGGTACCGTGCAAGGGCTTGGGCGCACAAAGCCTTGCCAACACAGAGGGTTTGTTGAAATTTTGATGGATAGGAATGCTCAAGGGGTGCCTTGGTGGCGCCTTTTATTTGGCCGATTTGATCAAGTGGCCAACTCCAATACTTGGTTCAATCAGCTTGAGGACTGGGCCAATCGTCGAAATGGGCGCCGACTGCCGTACGACCACTGGTTAACAATGCTCCCCGAGTTATTTGCTGCATGGCGTTGGCTACCCGAATATCGTGAGATCTTGATGGCATGTGACAGGCGGAAAACTATAGGACCGTACTTACTGCGTCCGAGAGAGGATACCGAACAACAGTTAGGCGGAAGTGATGCTCCTGCCCTTCCATTGGTTCGGTATCATTGGCTTCTACGTGAGATGATCCGTTTCGAAATTCTCAAGCCTACAGAAACATTGATAGAGACTGCATGGCCCCCAAGTAGAGCGCTGGAACAGACTCTTTGTTTACTCGGAGCAGATGTCAATCGTAAGAGACATGACTTTGCAAACTGTGCCTGGAGGTTTCTAAGCCAGAAGATCGGTCCGGAGAAGGCACATTTCTTTAAATGTTTTGACCTCCCGCTTTTAAGCAGAGAGTTCCAGGATGATCTAAGAGCAGCATGTACAAGGGAAAAAATTTATGCTGGCGATAATGATGCCTGGTTCGATGAGGGAAGCGGATTGTTGGGTGATGTGCCGGCAGAGAATCCACCGGTTGTGTAGCATAAATTCAGGGCTCCTGACCTCGCGTAATTTCAGATGCAACAGATTCGTCTGTAATTGCGTTAAAAATGTTAAATATAGGCAAGTTTTACTGAATTTTGTTTCTTTTTCCTGGTGAACCTGTTGCATCCAAATTTACGCATCTTTTTTACTACATATTTTGTAGGTCCTTGCAATTCAAGGGTTAGCGAGAAGTATTTTCAACTGGGGTCAGGAGCCCTGAAATTGTTACCACTTGTTTTAAGCGTCTTCTGTATCACTGATTAATTGGGAGGGAAATCATGGCGACACACACCCGAGTACGGCATGGACGGCATGGCTTGGGAACAGTCATTGTTGAGATAGATGGAGTTGTCACGGTTGAGTTTGATACAGGGAAAATACTCAAGGTGCCGGAAGATGAGCTTGTCAGTGTAGAGAGCGCAGAAGAGGCCCTGAACAACCCAACTTGGGCATCGCCCCTGCAGGTTGCGTTGCGTGGCCTTGCCCTATTAATCCGTTCGACAAACGAGCAATGGGGAGTATTCTCGCGATCTCGTATTGCTCTGTTACCTCACCAGCTTTGGGTATGCCACCGCGTTCTTTCGAGGTGGCCATCTCGATGGCTCATTGCCGATGACGTGGGGCTTGGTAAAACGATTGAGGCTGGGCTTATCCTTACCCCACTCCTCGCAAGAGGGAAGGTTAAACGCCTTCTGATCGTTGCGCCTGCCGGGTTAGTGGATCAGTGGTGCGAACGTTTACGGGATATGTTTGATATTCGCGCAGCCCGAT
This genomic window from Candidatus Desulfatibia profunda contains:
- a CDS encoding DEAD/DEAH box helicase family protein; protein product: MATHTRVRHGRHGLGTVIVEIDGVVTVEFDTGKILKVPEDELVSVESAEEALNNPTWASPLQVALRGLALLIRSTNEQWGVFSRSRIALLPHQLWVCHRVLSRWPSRWLIADDVGLGKTIEAGLILTPLLARGKVKRLLIVAPAGLVDQWCERLRDMFDIRAARYHPEVDRPRDDFWNIHSQVVASLETLRKDHDDRWARIKEAEPWDLVLVDEAHHLNAEETGSRTLGFRLIEELDRLDLIRGLLFFTGTPHRGKDYGFLSLLRL